A section of the Candidatus Cloacimonadota bacterium genome encodes:
- a CDS encoding cobalamin B12-binding domain-containing protein, whose product MKKIRVLIGKPGLDGHDRGAKYIARALRDAGMEVIYTGIRQTPEQIVTAAIQEDVDAIGLSLLSGAHNFLFSKVADLLKEKEVEDILLFGGGVIPDEDIPLLKEKGFKAIFTPGTSTEEVIDFLNKELGTKE is encoded by the coding sequence ATGAAAAAAATCAGAGTTCTTATAGGGAAACCGGGCTTGGATGGTCATGACCGGGGTGCTAAGTATATTGCCAGAGCATTGAGAGATGCAGGCATGGAGGTAATTTATACCGGTATCCGTCAAACTCCAGAACAAATCGTTACTGCTGCTATACAAGAAGATGTGGATGCTATTGGTTTAAGTTTATTGTCCGGAGCTCACAACTTCCTGTTCTCCAAGGTTGCTGATCTACTGAAAGAAAAAGAAGTAGAAGATATCCTCTTGTTTGGGGGTGGGGTTATCCCTGATGAAGATATTCCTTTATTGAAAGAAAAAGGATTTAAAGCAATTTTTACACCGGGGACTTCGACAGAAGAGGTTATAGACTTTTTAAACAAAGAGCTCGGTACTAAAGA